Below is a window of Nicotiana tabacum cultivar K326 chromosome 19, ASM71507v2, whole genome shotgun sequence DNA.
tcgatattgactcaagctcggtattgatcggtctggATCTTGAGCTCGATAACACCACTTCATATcatagctcgatattgactcgaactcggtattgatcggtctggATTTTGAGCTCGATAATCCGGCTTCCCATTATGTCTTGATATTATAATGACGATCCTCGGTCCATCAggttccaatcttgactaatttatacgaagggcaaactcgattttgaccgtatacagttATATAGTACAGTTTTCCCTAGTAAATTTCGTGGTAATGGACTTATGGCACTTTAAGGGAGGGTGAAAAAGAATATATTGAAGTAAGAGCGCATAAGTGGACCGCTAATTTTGTTTTATTAACTAAAGTGGACAATTTTCTTTTAGAAAATAACAGAATTTGATGGGGTGGGCTTAATTTGGGCAAACTTGAAATCCAAACCAAAACTGAAAttttttggagggattttcaaattaaggattggattttggatttaacttataaaaattttggattttggattggATATTAGATTTGATACTTCGGAATTTTTGGatatccaaaaattcaaaaaatttatactttatatttagtcCATCATCCACATGCCATAGTAATAAAATCAATACCCTACCCATCAGATATTATTTCATacaatatattcaatacttaCTAATTCAATGTGAGAGTACTTTCTAgttgaatactattactacttctTATCGGCCGTATTAATGTCTCTATTGTATTTCCTTGATAataatttcattacttgaatactttatttggatgattgCGGTGAGAATGAGGAACTTTTCAGGCAATTTAATATGAGTACTTTATTTTGGgtattcatttttgtaaaaagaagaaacatctcaacttataagcaaaaaatcaaaaatccaaaatatccaaACCGATTAATCCGAAACCGAACTTAAAAAATATTTGATCAAATTCGAGATTATTTAGATTGGATTTGGATTGTTATTTCTtcaatctaaaaattaaaaatccaaaCCGAAATCTTCATATCCAATTTGAACATCCCGAACGTCCATCCCTAGAATTTGCAGTTAGGGAAAGCTCATGTTATTTGAACATCATGTCCctttataatttataatttaaaaaatgacctttttagatctcttatgtgtaaaagatATATCTTTTACATGTAAAAAATGGGTggggtcataaaactaaaaataagtttATAATTGTTACACCttatgttttcgtacgtaagattACGTCATAagacaattgatgtaagctcggaaataagatcatttttgaaagtacataaagtaagttaatcatgttacgttggaggttacaaatcttaagatcatgaataacaagtaccaagagggttggaagtcTTAGAATCTAATcgaaaaataagtttcgtcgaaagtcgataagtttgaaatgttataacatgcactttggggtgagactagggtttttaacatgataaggaggttatgttatgagttattttagtcgtatcaTAGTCGTGTtttacgttttgaagtcaagcgagttgtggaacaaaagttggcaaaggtcatcacaagttacattcataatgtgctgaatattaggtcaaatgtagcagaGCTTTACTCCTAGTATACTTAGAATTACAGGATGATCcacatatcaaattgaagatctaagagtcaagtttctaacgcattaaaccgtttgctGATACGACTTccgagtagagagatattcgcatttttgcgagcaAGTAGCTCcaaatgggacccacttaggtggtggtcgacctacttcactttaaaaatgatttggacgacctttatttctcatttttcgACCCAACCTCGTCCTTATACTCCTCTTAACCCTTCTAAACAAATACcataagggtttgaagtgattccaaagtgattacactaTATTTCAATATCAAaggttagttctagtgaagaacaatacctctttgaggttgtgttgtcattgaagATAATTGTGGGctgtgtttggctgaaattttAAGTTGTTGCTattgtctaaggtgagtataatagCCTACttattgtgcttaatcttgcttGAATGTTGGTTAAGTTgctaggatgataaactacaagataatacttggattagcttgagatgttgttgttcttgatggattgatttgaaagttgcTCTTATGGACTTTAAGTGGctagaaattatgaaaaataagtTGGCTATGATATTGTTAGTATGATTATGTTGGTTTATATGTAAATCTTGTTGAGGAAATTGGTAACTAGAAAAGAAATGGCTATAAAGCACTTGGAAGTTGCCCACGGTGATATTATCTTGTGTTAGGCTATTTAGAGTAACTTTGAAATTGAGTACAAGTTGAAAATCCTTTAAAAGGTATTGGTTATTATATTTGATATATTACTAAGTTCAAGAATGAATGATAATAGGGTTGAATGGTgctaaagggattcaatccgagTTTGTCGCTcgtcgtgatatgttgatgacttgttaataaaatattttgtaccctattgttgatgttgttattattgtattgctatagttgttgttgttggtatatggtattggaggaggaccttgttacaggggagatgctgcccaaatttacataaatgagctactagtttaagttgccgacttagcctttactcagcactgattttaaatctccttatgctatggtagattgagttgagttgtttgaagaattactTGGAaagtattaaggactcaacgaagttaaggtatattaaagttatcccttcttttcttttggcatgatccatatgatacaaatgaaacgagcaaacacgaaactttcacaaatgactctattcttagaagtactaggggtgactatattcttgattccccatgtgtactattattatatcatctgttcatgggtctcaaaaaatatgtaagttgataaagtttatttcatgatttaaccgaaggcatattgatattatgacatcccgagagatcttatgaacttacttcttatgcattgcattcatttatacatgtacattgacccatgaccagatggcgttatatacgcgtatattatatgtttatggagtatggggaaaggttatggcgttatatacgcatcaccacctgatcagctggtatacgttgatgatttcgcccacagaagccgagatgatatgatgggatgccctcagaggcttgatgatgttatgtacgcatatacctatgcatgatatgatatttatatgcatatgcatgacattataaatgtttcatgattcacagagctatttagACTTACAGATTGAGTTTTTTACTcaatgtttctttcatgtcttttatatactgctttcatgccttacatactcagttctttatttgtactaacgtcccttatttggggacgctgcgtttcatgcctacaggtcccgatagacaggttgacagtcctcctagtaggctatcaacccaatggaaggtgttggtgtactccacttgctctggagttgcctatGTGGTCAGTATGCTTAGGACATGTATATATTGGTGTGGCGTGGTcctgtcccggcctttatgacgtttatgtactcttagagacttgtagatatatgtcatgtatatggatgattgtatggccttgtcggcttatggTTTGAGTATATAAATGATCATTTCGATCCTATAGGCATGTATGTCACATgcataagtttgtatatcatgttgggtcgtcctatgtcgagtattcccttatgttttattctcgttatctcatgacggcccttctggcccacttactcgtgatggtatgataagaaagatatgttacgttggtactcggttgagtaaggcaccgggtgcccgtcgcggccctgcgatttgggtcgtgacaataacgaACCACAAAACCAATTGACCCGGAAAGCTCTAATTGTTATCTAATTTTCATTATGACAAATTATAATTAAAACTCACTCACATTGGGCAATTTACACTGTaataaaattatttctaaaaataaGAAGATGAAAACAATTTCCTTTGCTCCTCATCAACTCGCTAAGAAACCGACCTAAAAAGGCCAAAAACCCAGTTTACCGCTATCTGGATTTAGTTAAGGGCATATTCGACATTTTAAGCTGATAACACCCCGTCACGTGACTTGCTTTATCAACTCAATGCTTATTAGCCACGTGGCGAGAAGCCAAAGGATAAAACGCCGGCTTTGGCACGTCGATCTTATCCCTATATACGTGCTCTTAAATCCAACCGTTTATTTCATCTCAGATCTAGCAGATACAAATCAACGGTTGAGAACCAATCTCATCCCCAAAATTTGTTCGACCTTTAACGCTTCAGCCGTCAATAAATAACACTCCCCGTAGCTTCAATTATTCCTCGATAGACAATATACGAGAAAGTACTATCCCAACGGACGTagtttctttctctctctctctctctctctctctcttttcccCTTAACGTGCGCCGTTTCGCTGTTCTGCGCCATGAGCTTACTTGACAAGCTCTGGGATGACACCGTTGCCGGTCCCCGGCCAGATAGTGGCCTCGGGAAACTCCGGAAGTATTCTACTTTTAGCGCCCGTTCTAATTCCGGCAAGGGTACGCTTTTGTTGCCGGTTTCGTTCATCAAttaacaaacgaatcaatatcTATTAGAATTCGTTTAGCAAAACTGAATTACCTTTTTTTTAAAGCAAATCTGAATTATCACTTATGACGTATTATATTTATTTTGTGAAGGTTTACGAATTACGATAGTAGTAATTAAGTAATTAACGTGTACTCCAGATCGATGATATATGTTATAACTTGAAGGTATCTATTGTTTTCTTAAGGATCTGATCGTTAAAGGTTAATCGGCAAAAATAGTGCAGCTGACGTTTATTTCCGTCTCAATTTGATGACAGACCAAGcagaatttgaaataaaatttggaGATTCCTTTAAGTAActgtttgtttatcaaattagTCTGTTATTTCAATTTCAAACTTGAAATATAGCATTTGAAGTTTGATATACATGTTTCAGGAAGAAAAAATTCATGTTTTTATTCacaaagtttttattttatattctatttcaacttcaaatactACTACTATTTTTTGTTAAGCTCTACCAAATCCTGTACAAAGGCGTCACTTTTCCCCCTTAATAAGGACTGCATGATAACTTATCCAAAAATGAGTAGAAAAAGGCGATTTTGATAGATAACTCTGAGAAATCTGCAATTATCGTTACGTTTGGGGAGATATATTCGATTCTGACGAAGCACTTGTTCTTTGTTGATACAGAATCAGAAGTTTCGACACCGAGATCCTTCAGTGAGGAAGCAAGTAGTGAGGATGCGGTAAGGGTGACAAGGAGTATCATGATAGTAAAGCCTCCCGGGAGTCAGAACAGAGATTCACCTCCCGTTTCTCCCGCCGGTACCACTCCTCCGGTCTCTCCTTTTGCCGGTAAGCTAACACTTCTTTTTTGAATGGTTTCCGATCTGATTCGTTCCAATATTCTGTTTTCGCACCGTCACGTCCGGCGGCTCGTTTTGCCAGTGGTTAGCCATTAGAGTAATTCCTCGTTTCCTAACCGAAAGTACCCTCCAGGAAATGAGGAGAATCAGAGATCTAGAAGAATCTTGTAAGGTTATTATTGTAAATTCCTTTTAGGTAGAATCATTGAGGGGTATAGGAGTCAAGGGGCAAATGTGTATTTTTGGGAAAATTGACAAATTCTTGGAGGATAATGCGAGGCAATAATGGAGGTATTAGGTGGAGGCAATTGTTTTAATTAAGTGATGTCCCCTTTGAAAGTGATATCCTTGCTAGAGTCCACTGATGTGTTTAAAAGACAAAATTGGTGTTTGGCCCACCACACCTCTCTACAGATACGTACTGTGCAGGCTGTTTAGGCTTATATAAGTagcctataattgaattagcaacTCTTTGCATACCAGTTTGGTATAGTGATCCAGTTTAGTTCTATTATTGCCTAATCCTTCTTATGACTCGGCCCATGTTGCCATTAAGGTCAAGACATCAACTTAGGACTCTACTACCCTGACGTTTCAGAGATTAGCAGCATGTCTTCATTCCTCTGTAGTTTCGTGGAGAATTTTTTGGGTGGGAATTTTATGATGTAGTTTTGCTTTTAATCAACTTGGATCTAAAAATTTTGCATTAGAAATTTTGCATGGTCTGATGTACAACCTGTCGAAATAATGAGACTAATAATTTGATGCATGATCAGGTGCAGGAGGAAGAGAAGCATATTGGTCCCGTAGGCGATCATTTGCATACGAGAATGCTAGTGGGGTTGGACCCAGAAGTCCTCGTCCTCCTTACGACCTGTAAGATATAGATCgggttttctttttttgttacCCCTCTTGAGGCGGCTGTATTTAGTCGACATCCTTGACATTTTCCTGGTTGAGAATGTTCTGTGTGGTCCTGTGACAGTGTGTGTGGGGTGTGCTTAATTATGTAAATAGTGTTAGTCTTGCGGATGTTGTGCCGAGTGTTTAGCACAAGTCGTAAGCAACGAAGTTCGTCATGTATTCTGCTCTGTATCAAAGCTTACCTTTTAA
It encodes the following:
- the LOC107820374 gene encoding dormancy-associated protein homolog 3, whose amino-acid sequence is MSLLDKLWDDTVAGPRPDSGLGKLRKYSTFSARSNSGKESEVSTPRSFSEEASSEDAVRVTRSIMIVKPPGSQNRDSPPVSPAGTTPPVSPFAGAGGREAYWSRRRSFAYENASGVGPRSPRPPYDL